Proteins from a single region of Flavobacterium sp. YJ01:
- a CDS encoding 3-hydroxyacyl-ACP dehydratase FabZ family protein: MNQKIEDLIPHRAPFLFVDEIISYTTETIIGLKTFTQEDAWLQGSFPDFNFVPGTILIEAMAQCGGAGVKLLGLADGVFGLVSLDNIEFFAGVEFGKLIKFVVKNIRVSEKLIKQSGEAFSDDKLIVKGEWLCVKLQ; encoded by the coding sequence ATGAATCAAAAAATAGAAGATTTAATTCCGCACAGAGCTCCGTTTTTATTTGTTGACGAAATTATATCTTACACCACAGAAACAATTATCGGATTGAAAACTTTTACTCAAGAAGACGCTTGGCTTCAAGGAAGTTTTCCTGATTTTAATTTCGTGCCTGGAACAATTTTAATAGAAGCAATGGCGCAATGCGGCGGAGCAGGAGTAAAGTTGTTGGGACTTGCCGATGGTGTTTTTGGTTTGGTAAGTCTAGATAATATTGAGTTTTTTGCTGGTGTTGAATTTGGAAAACTGATTAAATTTGTTGTGAAAAATATTCGTGTGAGCGAAAAATTAATCAAACAATCTGGAGAAGCTTTTTCTGATGATAAATTGATTGTAAAAGGAGAATGGTTGTGTGTTAAACTTCAGTAA
- a CDS encoding glycoside hydrolase family 43 protein, translating to MKKYIILLLLTTIGFAQQKTFKNPILPSGADPYSTYYKGYYYYTNTLGNKLVLWKTKDLSDIKNAESKVIWTPPKNTNYSAEIWAPEFHIINGKWYCYFAADNGDNNNHRMYVLENKSSDPFKGNFEFKGKIAAKTDKWAIDGNVFEHKKQLYMIWAGWEGDTNGQQNIYIAKMKNPLEIDGDRVLLSSPTNDWETHGALHDDVNPPQVNVNEGPQFLENNGKIFIVFSASGCWTDFYSLGLLSFNGDDNLLDAKAWKKSPEPIFKQSDKNKVYAPGHNSFFKSPDGKEDWILYHANSNPGEGCGNKRSPRMQKINWDANGFPVLGEPVSEDAILAIPSK from the coding sequence ATGAAAAAATACATCATCCTTTTGCTGCTCACGACAATAGGTTTTGCACAGCAAAAAACCTTCAAAAATCCAATTCTGCCTTCGGGTGCAGATCCATACAGCACGTATTACAAAGGGTATTATTATTACACCAATACACTCGGAAACAAATTGGTTTTATGGAAAACAAAAGACTTGTCTGATATTAAAAATGCCGAAAGCAAAGTCATTTGGACTCCACCTAAAAACACCAATTATTCAGCAGAAATCTGGGCGCCTGAATTTCATATCATAAACGGAAAATGGTATTGTTATTTTGCTGCAGATAATGGCGATAACAATAACCACAGAATGTATGTTTTAGAAAATAAATCATCAGATCCGTTTAAAGGGAATTTTGAATTTAAAGGAAAAATCGCTGCCAAAACCGATAAATGGGCAATTGACGGAAATGTATTTGAACACAAAAAACAGCTTTATATGATTTGGGCAGGTTGGGAAGGTGATACCAACGGTCAGCAAAATATTTACATTGCTAAAATGAAAAATCCATTAGAAATTGATGGTGATCGCGTTTTGCTTTCTTCGCCAACAAACGATTGGGAAACACACGGAGCTTTGCACGATGATGTAAATCCGCCGCAGGTAAATGTAAACGAAGGGCCTCAGTTTTTAGAAAATAACGGTAAAATTTTCATTGTGTTTTCAGCAAGTGGTTGTTGGACAGATTTCTATTCTTTAGGGCTATTGTCGTTTAATGGCGATGATAATTTATTAGATGCAAAAGCATGGAAAAAATCTCCTGAACCAATTTTTAAACAATCAGATAAAAACAAAGTTTACGCACCTGGCCATAATTCGTTTTTTAAATCGCCAGACGGAAAAGAAGATTGGATTTTATATCACGCCAATTCTAATCCGGGAGAAGGTTGCGGAAATAAAAGATCACCAAGAATGCAGAAAATTAATTGGGATGCTAATGGATTTCCAGTTTTAGGAGAACCAGTAAGTGAAGACGCGATATTAGCAATTCCATCAAAATAA
- a CDS encoding glycoside hydrolase family 43 protein — translation MKNYFNLFLIVWLLNFCESKAQNVKETTFQNPVYKSDFADPTVIKAADGFFYAYGTNTTVSGKTIHIQILKSKDLVDWIFVGDALPTEPKWADKDFWAPHVLYDSKLKTYFLYYSGESDSKEGKCLGVAVSKSPTGPFVDKGEPLLCGSGFINIDPMAFDDPKTGKKLLYWGSGFEGLKVQELSEDCLSFKTGTSMKILVNPITNNDPANYQNLVEGSWVTYHDGFYYLYYSGDNCCGDKAHYAVMIARSKNAEGPFETLAEAEKKENSVILSKNKKWIAPGHNSVVTDNKGQEWIVYHAIDADNPKGGRIVLIDKIMYKNGWPIINSGSPSLIKISKPIVK, via the coding sequence ATGAAAAACTATTTCAACCTTTTTCTGATCGTTTGGCTTCTTAATTTTTGTGAATCTAAAGCTCAAAATGTAAAAGAAACGACTTTTCAGAATCCAGTTTACAAAAGTGATTTTGCAGATCCAACTGTAATAAAAGCTGCCGATGGATTTTTTTATGCTTACGGAACAAATACAACAGTTTCAGGCAAGACAATTCATATTCAAATATTAAAATCTAAGGATCTTGTCGATTGGATTTTTGTTGGAGACGCACTTCCAACAGAACCAAAATGGGCAGATAAAGATTTTTGGGCACCGCATGTTTTGTATGATTCAAAATTGAAAACTTATTTTTTATATTATTCAGGAGAATCAGATTCAAAAGAAGGAAAATGTTTGGGCGTGGCAGTTTCTAAATCTCCGACCGGACCTTTTGTTGATAAAGGCGAACCTTTGCTTTGCGGAAGCGGTTTTATAAATATAGATCCAATGGCGTTTGATGATCCGAAAACGGGAAAGAAATTGCTGTATTGGGGTTCGGGTTTTGAAGGTTTAAAAGTGCAAGAACTTTCAGAAGATTGTTTGAGTTTTAAAACAGGAACTTCAATGAAAATATTGGTTAATCCAATCACGAATAATGATCCAGCCAATTACCAAAATTTAGTTGAAGGAAGTTGGGTTACTTATCACGATGGATTTTATTATTTGTATTATTCTGGAGATAATTGCTGCGGAGATAAAGCGCATTATGCCGTGATGATTGCGAGATCTAAAAATGCCGAAGGTCCTTTCGAGACTTTAGCGGAAGCAGAAAAAAAAGAAAATAGTGTCATTCTAAGTAAAAATAAAAAATGGATTGCGCCGGGACACAACTCTGTCGTAACCGATAATAAAGGCCAAGAATGGATTGTTTATCATGCAATTGATGCAGATAACCCAAAGGGAGGCAGAATTGTTTTAATTGATAAAATAATGTATAAAAATGGATGGCCAATTATAAACTCAGGTTCGCCTTCTTTAATAAAAATTTCAAAACCCATTGTAAAATGA
- a CDS encoding glycoside hydrolase family 43 protein: MKKNTIKKLLLVTAILLCFSAKAQQPDPPGQVTGNEKPKNEAYLFAHMTHNDYGRLYYSVSLDGLHWENLNGGKRVFEEYKGHPDICKGPDGKYYIAGNTGDDAKAINIWVSDDLITWKKHSDYTPDLKSTPDYSNALQRIGAPKLYYDKDSQKFIMTWHTPHLEGIKGDGERYWRSQRTLYVLSKDLKTFEGPPNRLFDWDMGTIDVFIRKVGDSYYAIIKDETYPTLYWTTGKTIRIAKSKSLLGPYSLPQQSISPNFREAPMLIPSPDDKIWYMYYEQYPGVSYGLSIADNLNGPWFQASGYTFFSDWDKYSLPEKVRHGCMITISKKEYDSLVKKFGK, encoded by the coding sequence ATGAAAAAAAACACAATAAAAAAACTTCTTTTAGTAACGGCAATTCTGTTATGTTTTTCAGCAAAAGCGCAACAGCCAGATCCGCCTGGGCAAGTTACAGGAAATGAAAAACCTAAAAACGAAGCCTATCTTTTTGCGCATATGACGCATAATGATTACGGAAGATTGTATTATTCGGTAAGTTTAGATGGACTTCATTGGGAAAATTTAAACGGTGGAAAACGAGTTTTTGAAGAATATAAAGGACATCCTGATATCTGCAAAGGCCCAGACGGTAAATATTACATCGCAGGAAATACGGGCGATGATGCAAAAGCGATCAATATTTGGGTTTCGGATGATTTAATTACTTGGAAAAAACATTCTGATTATACGCCAGATTTAAAAAGTACACCAGATTATTCAAATGCTTTACAGCGAATTGGCGCTCCAAAATTGTATTACGATAAGGATTCTCAAAAGTTCATTATGACTTGGCACACGCCACATTTAGAAGGAATTAAAGGAGACGGAGAACGTTATTGGAGAAGTCAGAGAACGCTTTATGTTTTGTCTAAAGATTTAAAAACTTTCGAAGGACCACCAAATCGTTTATTCGATTGGGATATGGGAACAATCGATGTTTTCATTCGTAAAGTTGGCGATTCTTATTACGCCATTATTAAAGATGAAACCTATCCAACATTGTATTGGACAACTGGAAAAACAATCCGAATTGCCAAGTCAAAATCCCTTTTAGGACCTTATTCTTTGCCCCAGCAATCTATCAGTCCAAACTTTAGAGAAGCTCCAATGCTGATTCCTTCTCCAGATGATAAAATATGGTATATGTATTACGAACAATATCCAGGCGTTTCATACGGATTATCAATTGCAGATAACCTAAACGGACCTTGGTTTCAAGCCTCAGGCTACACTTTTTTCTCGGATTGGGACAAATACAGTCTTCCAGAAAAAGTGCGTCACGGCTGTATGATTACAATCTCTAAAAAAGAATACGACAGTTTAGTGAAGAAATTTGGTAAATAA
- a CDS encoding NAD(P)/FAD-dependent oxidoreductase translates to MLLENKQIAIIGGGMGGLTLARLLQMQNVNVKVYERDQNKEVRVQGSPLDLHEDSGLKAIKQADLLNEFYANVRTNASKARIVNKDFELKFDEHSISKNNLELKSKESKDSLQDISKPRPEIDRSELRNILLQSLLPETIVWNSQFLSMEKENKGWRLHFKNQKSFYADLVIAADGANSKVRSYLNAEKPIYSGITMLEGTIYNAKENVPNLFDFSKGGKVLAFGNEQTIMYGTKGDGSLMFLLSSKIPENWISESKLDFKNNQEVFEWFKEVYQEWSPKWDELLLSKELYFIPRPQYYFPLNQTWETQDNLTMIGDAAHRMPPFAGKGANLAMWDALELSESLTKNQFEDTKSAIAHFEKRMLERAAEATKDTLANGEQLHSKDALEKLVAIFNRTK, encoded by the coding sequence ATGCTTTTAGAAAATAAACAAATAGCCATTATCGGCGGCGGAATGGGCGGCTTAACTCTTGCCCGTCTTTTGCAAATGCAGAACGTAAATGTAAAAGTTTACGAAAGAGATCAAAATAAAGAAGTTCGAGTTCAAGGTTCTCCGTTAGATTTACATGAAGATTCAGGTTTAAAAGCCATCAAACAAGCCGATTTATTAAACGAATTTTACGCTAATGTTCGCACAAATGCGAGTAAAGCCCGAATTGTAAATAAAGATTTTGAATTGAAATTTGATGAGCATTCTATTTCGAAAAATAATTTAGAATTAAAATCTAAAGAAAGCAAAGATTCACTTCAAGATATCTCAAAACCACGTCCAGAAATTGATCGTTCAGAACTTCGGAATATTCTTCTTCAATCTCTTTTACCCGAAACTATTGTTTGGAATAGCCAATTTCTTTCTATGGAAAAAGAAAATAAAGGCTGGAGATTGCATTTTAAAAACCAAAAAAGTTTTTATGCCGATTTAGTAATTGCTGCAGACGGAGCAAATTCCAAAGTTCGATCCTATTTAAATGCCGAAAAGCCAATTTATTCTGGAATTACAATGTTGGAAGGAACGATTTATAATGCAAAAGAAAACGTTCCTAATCTTTTTGATTTTTCTAAAGGCGGAAAAGTTCTCGCTTTTGGAAACGAACAAACAATTATGTACGGCACAAAAGGAGACGGTTCGCTGATGTTTCTTTTAAGCAGTAAAATTCCAGAAAACTGGATTTCAGAAAGCAAATTAGATTTTAAAAACAACCAAGAAGTTTTCGAATGGTTTAAAGAAGTTTACCAAGAATGGAGTCCAAAATGGGACGAACTTCTATTGAGCAAGGAATTGTATTTTATTCCACGCCCACAATATTATTTTCCATTAAATCAAACTTGGGAAACACAAGATAATCTCACGATGATTGGCGATGCAGCACATAGAATGCCTCCGTTTGCGGGAAAAGGCGCCAATCTTGCCATGTGGGACGCTTTGGAACTTTCTGAATCTTTAACTAAAAATCAATTTGAAGATACAAAATCAGCAATTGCTCACTTTGAAAAACGAATGCTAGAACGAGCTGCGGAAGCTACAAAAGATACTTTGGCAAATGGCGAACAATTACATTCTAAAGACGCTTTGGAGAAACTAGTTGCTATCTTTAATCGAACAAAATAA
- a CDS encoding aldose epimerase family protein codes for MKNIQIAAVVMLALFQFSCKDSKKEETVSKENTEIKTDSVKTVLETKNFDTIIDGKKVALYWIENKGIKAAFTNYGGRLVGLWVADKNGKQTDVVVGMNSAKGFKNSTEPYFGATIGRVGNRIGKGKFTLEGKQYQVPLNNGKNALHGGVKGFQDVVWNAEKTDGKTLVLTYVSPDGEQGFPGNLSVKVTYTLTDDNSIKMEYEATTDKTTVVNLTNHAFFNLNGEGSGTILNHELQIYANEFTPVDEGLIPSGELKAVKNTPFDFTSKHTIGERIETKDEQLKFGKGYDHNYVLNGTKKDGFVHATTIKGDSSGITLDVYTEEPGLQFYSGNFMQSKNTFKSGAKDGFRTAFALETQHFPDAPNQPKFAPITLKKGEKYHTVSLYKFSVQK; via the coding sequence ATGAAAAATATTCAGATCGCTGCCGTTGTGATGCTTGCACTTTTTCAGTTTAGTTGCAAAGACAGTAAAAAGGAAGAAACTGTTTCTAAAGAAAATACGGAAATCAAAACAGATTCTGTAAAAACAGTTTTAGAAACTAAAAATTTTGACACGATTATCGATGGCAAAAAAGTGGCTTTATATTGGATCGAAAATAAAGGAATAAAAGCTGCTTTTACCAATTATGGAGGTCGATTAGTTGGACTTTGGGTTGCTGATAAAAATGGAAAACAAACCGATGTTGTAGTTGGAATGAACAGCGCAAAAGGTTTTAAAAATTCGACAGAACCTTATTTTGGAGCTACCATTGGAAGAGTTGGAAACAGAATAGGAAAAGGGAAATTTACTTTAGAAGGAAAGCAATATCAAGTTCCGTTAAACAATGGTAAAAATGCTTTGCATGGAGGCGTAAAAGGTTTTCAGGATGTGGTTTGGAATGCTGAAAAAACAGACGGAAAAACATTGGTTTTAACGTATGTTTCTCCAGATGGCGAACAAGGTTTTCCTGGCAATTTATCTGTAAAAGTAACCTATACACTTACAGATGATAATTCGATAAAAATGGAATATGAAGCAACAACAGATAAAACAACTGTGGTTAACTTAACAAATCATGCGTTTTTTAATTTGAATGGAGAAGGAAGCGGCACTATTTTAAACCATGAATTACAGATTTATGCAAACGAATTTACACCAGTTGATGAAGGTTTGATTCCGAGTGGAGAATTAAAAGCCGTAAAAAACACCCCTTTCGATTTTACTTCAAAACATACTATTGGAGAAAGAATTGAAACAAAAGACGAACAATTGAAATTTGGTAAAGGTTATGATCATAATTATGTCTTAAATGGTACCAAAAAAGATGGTTTTGTTCATGCTACAACAATAAAAGGCGATTCTTCAGGAATTACTTTAGATGTTTATACAGAAGAACCTGGTCTTCAGTTTTATAGTGGTAATTTTATGCAGAGTAAAAATACCTTTAAATCAGGTGCAAAAGACGGTTTTAGAACAGCATTTGCTTTAGAGACTCAGCATTTTCCAGATGCTCCAAATCAGCCAAAGTTCGCTCCGATTACTTTGAAGAAAGGAGAGAAGTATCATACGGTTTCTTTGTATAAATTTTCAGTTCAGAAGTAA
- a CDS encoding sugar-binding domain-containing protein, with protein MKRKSILFLALFSMLAVNAQWKPQGDKIKTKWAEQVDSKKPLPEYPRPIMERGQWKNLNGLWNYKIQEFGKAAPSKYDGQILVPFAVESSLSGVMKEVGSKNELWYETNFSIESGWNGKNILLHFGAVDWKTEIFINDIKVGSHTGGYTPFSFDITPFIKKGNTQKLVVKVWDPSNDGPQPRGKQVKNPEGIWYTPVTGIWQTVWIEPVNAKNIAGLRTTPNIDQNTISIKADVKGADSGDLVEVAVLENGNEIAKEKAVAGESADIVLNAPKLWSPESPFLYQTKIRLISKNKVVDEVKSYFAMRKISSKRDENGVMRMQLNNKDYFQFGPLDQGWWPEGLYTAPTDEALKYDIVKTKELGFNMIRKHVKVEPERWYTHCDQLGILVWQDMPSGDDQPIWQDKKYFEGTELQRTPKSQEIYKKEWKEIMDHLYSYPSIVVWVPFNEAWGQFKTVEITEWTKNHDPSRLINSSSGGNHFQTGDILDLHKYPAPELYLYDARRVTVLGEYGGIGLPLEGHLWRANDNWGYVKFKNEAEVTAEYVKYAQILKNLVKTGFSAAVYTQTTDVEGEVNGFMTYDRKVDKMDFKAVNKINTEVINALNQK; from the coding sequence ATGAAAAGAAAAAGTATCCTTTTTTTAGCCTTGTTCTCAATGTTGGCAGTAAATGCACAATGGAAACCGCAAGGAGATAAAATCAAGACAAAATGGGCAGAACAAGTAGATTCTAAGAAACCGCTTCCAGAATATCCTCGTCCGATTATGGAACGCGGACAATGGAAAAACCTGAATGGTTTATGGAATTATAAAATTCAGGAATTCGGAAAAGCGGCGCCTTCAAAGTACGATGGGCAGATTTTAGTTCCGTTTGCTGTAGAATCAAGCCTTTCTGGAGTTATGAAAGAAGTTGGTTCAAAAAATGAACTTTGGTACGAAACCAATTTTTCAATTGAATCCGGCTGGAACGGGAAAAATATTTTGCTTCATTTTGGAGCGGTTGATTGGAAAACGGAAATTTTTATTAATGATATAAAAGTAGGTTCGCATACTGGCGGATATACACCTTTTTCATTTGATATTACGCCTTTCATTAAAAAAGGAAACACTCAAAAATTGGTTGTAAAAGTTTGGGATCCTTCAAACGACGGGCCTCAACCAAGAGGAAAACAAGTTAAAAATCCAGAAGGAATTTGGTATACGCCCGTTACTGGAATTTGGCAAACGGTTTGGATTGAGCCTGTAAATGCCAAAAATATTGCAGGTTTAAGAACAACACCAAACATCGATCAAAACACAATTAGTATTAAAGCCGATGTAAAAGGAGCAGATAGTGGAGATTTAGTTGAAGTTGCGGTTTTAGAAAACGGAAATGAAATTGCAAAAGAAAAAGCAGTTGCAGGAGAAAGCGCTGATATTGTTTTGAATGCGCCAAAATTATGGTCGCCAGAAAGTCCATTTTTGTATCAAACTAAAATTCGTTTAATCAGCAAAAACAAAGTGGTTGACGAAGTGAAAAGTTATTTTGCAATGCGTAAAATTTCATCAAAAAGAGATGAGAATGGCGTTATGAGAATGCAATTAAATAACAAAGATTATTTCCAATTTGGACCTTTGGATCAAGGTTGGTGGCCAGAAGGACTTTACACAGCGCCAACTGACGAAGCTTTAAAATATGATATTGTTAAAACTAAAGAATTAGGTTTTAATATGATTCGTAAACACGTAAAAGTAGAACCAGAACGTTGGTACACACATTGCGATCAATTAGGGATTTTAGTTTGGCAAGATATGCCAAGCGGTGACGATCAGCCAATTTGGCAAGACAAAAAGTATTTTGAAGGAACAGAATTACAACGTACTCCAAAATCTCAAGAAATCTACAAAAAAGAGTGGAAAGAAATTATGGATCACTTGTATTCTTATCCAAGTATCGTAGTTTGGGTTCCGTTCAATGAAGCTTGGGGACAGTTTAAAACTGTTGAAATTACAGAATGGACTAAAAATCACGATCCGAGTCGTTTGATTAATTCTTCAAGTGGAGGAAATCATTTTCAAACGGGTGATATTTTAGATTTACACAAATATCCAGCGCCAGAATTGTATTTGTATGATGCCAGAAGAGTTACTGTTTTAGGCGAATACGGCGGAATCGGTCTTCCTCTTGAAGGTCATTTATGGAGAGCAAACGACAATTGGGGCTACGTGAAATTTAAAAACGAAGCAGAAGTTACCGCTGAATATGTAAAATATGCTCAAATCCTTAAAAACTTAGTAAAAACGGGATTCTCAGCGGCTGTTTACACACAAACAACCGATGTTGAAGGAGAAGTAAACGGTTTCATGACGTATGACAGAAAAGTAGATAAAATGGATTTCAAAGCGGTGAATAAAATCAATACAGAAGTTATTAATGCTTTGAATCAGAAATAA
- a CDS encoding MgtC/SapB family protein has translation MSTIEFLTRLVVAAIAGLIIGFERQWHHKETGLKTNTLVAIGAAAFVLLSIKVGETEPNIDVTRITAQVVMGVGFLGAGVIFREGDNVHGLNSAATIWCSAAIGSIATSGYFAEAMICTFLVIGINTAIEPIENWLKNRKG, from the coding sequence TTGAGTACGATAGAATTCTTAACGCGTTTAGTTGTGGCTGCAATTGCTGGATTAATAATTGGTTTTGAGAGACAATGGCATCATAAAGAAACGGGATTAAAAACCAATACGCTCGTTGCAATTGGCGCGGCTGCTTTTGTTTTGCTTTCTATAAAAGTAGGAGAAACTGAGCCGAATATTGATGTTACGCGTATTACCGCTCAAGTGGTTATGGGAGTTGGTTTTCTAGGCGCGGGCGTTATTTTTAGAGAAGGAGATAATGTACACGGATTAAATTCTGCTGCCACAATATGGTGCAGCGCAGCGATCGGAAGTATCGCTACTTCGGGCTATTTTGCAGAAGCCATGATTTGCACATTTTTAGTTATTGGAATCAATACAGCTATTGAACCTATAGAAAATTGGCTTAAGAACAGAAAAGGCTAG
- a CDS encoding glycoside hydrolase family 43 protein yields the protein MKKIVSIAALFCVFAACSQEKSTDKPKESKSKAILLADPTIFYNNGQYYLYGTTTGDFPNGEGFQVYTSSDLKAWKGPSGAQNGLALKKGDTFGDKGFWAPQVLSYNNKFYMIYTANENIAVAVSDSPIGPFKSESKEPIIKTGNQIDPFIFIDEDGKKYLYHVRLTNGNRIFVAEINDDLKSIKPETLTECISGVLPWENTQNVSWPVTEGPTVLKQNGLYYMIYSANDFRNPDYAVGYATAKSPLGPWEKAADSPIISRKDVGINGVGHGDVFYDKNGKMKYVLHTHYSNNGVSPRKAAIIDIDFEGNKIKANAKSFNLLQE from the coding sequence ATGAAAAAAATAGTAAGCATAGCGGCTTTGTTTTGCGTTTTTGCAGCATGTTCGCAAGAAAAGAGTACAGATAAACCAAAAGAGTCAAAATCGAAAGCTATTTTACTGGCAGATCCGACGATTTTTTACAACAACGGACAATATTATTTGTACGGAACAACTACTGGAGATTTTCCAAACGGAGAAGGTTTTCAGGTTTATACTTCTTCAGATTTAAAAGCATGGAAAGGTCCTTCTGGTGCTCAAAACGGCTTGGCTCTAAAAAAAGGAGATACTTTTGGAGATAAAGGTTTTTGGGCGCCTCAGGTTCTTTCGTATAATAATAAATTTTATATGATTTATACTGCAAATGAAAATATTGCAGTTGCTGTTAGTGATAGTCCAATCGGGCCGTTTAAAAGCGAATCTAAAGAGCCGATTATCAAAACAGGAAATCAGATTGATCCCTTTATTTTTATCGATGAAGATGGCAAAAAATACCTTTATCACGTTCGTCTAACAAATGGAAACCGCATTTTTGTTGCCGAAATAAATGATGATCTAAAAAGTATTAAACCAGAAACTTTAACAGAATGTATTTCGGGAGTTTTGCCTTGGGAAAACACGCAAAATGTAAGCTGGCCAGTTACGGAAGGACCAACGGTTTTAAAACAAAATGGTTTGTATTACATGATTTATTCTGCAAACGATTTTAGAAATCCAGATTATGCGGTAGGTTATGCAACGGCTAAAAGTCCGCTTGGGCCTTGGGAAAAAGCTGCTGATAGTCCAATAATTAGTCGTAAAGATGTGGGAATTAATGGAGTTGGGCATGGCGACGTTTTTTATGATAAAAATGGAAAAATGAAATACGTATTGCATACACATTACAGTAATAATGGGGTTTCACCAAGAAAAGCGGCAATTATTGATATTGATTTTGAAGGAAATAAAATCAAAGCAAATGCGAAAAGTTTTAACTTGTTGCAGGAGTAA
- a CDS encoding AraC family transcriptional regulator gives MYEKLEYKSVEPNQDLSDFVDSFWCMKNKSDENLETIGLPDGRIDLSLIQTPENPFEIRLLGLGTKQYEKGLIPANSVTFVISFKLPAIEYIFHESIADLLNSGKILENDFWNFNKSDLENFELFCKKASLKIQSLLVKEIDTRKQKLFKLIYETNGELTVKKFSEKSNWSSRQINRYFQHYFGLSLKEYCSILRFRASLEHIAKGKLFPEENFSDQTHFIKEIKKISGSLPKELFKNKNDRFILLSALSSK, from the coding sequence ATGTACGAAAAGTTAGAATACAAATCCGTTGAACCAAATCAAGATCTTTCTGATTTTGTGGATAGTTTTTGGTGCATGAAAAATAAATCGGATGAAAATTTAGAAACAATTGGTCTGCCAGACGGAAGAATCGATTTATCATTAATTCAAACTCCTGAAAACCCTTTTGAAATAAGACTTTTAGGATTAGGCACAAAACAATACGAAAAAGGATTAATTCCTGCCAATAGCGTAACTTTTGTTATCAGTTTTAAACTTCCCGCTATTGAATATATTTTTCATGAAAGTATTGCCGATCTTTTAAACTCAGGAAAAATACTAGAAAATGATTTCTGGAATTTCAATAAATCTGACTTAGAAAATTTTGAATTGTTCTGCAAAAAAGCTTCTTTAAAAATTCAATCTTTATTGGTGAAAGAAATTGATACTCGAAAACAAAAACTTTTCAAGCTCATTTACGAAACAAACGGAGAACTCACAGTAAAAAAATTTTCGGAAAAATCAAATTGGAGCAGCCGACAAATAAACCGTTATTTCCAGCACTATTTCGGACTTTCATTAAAAGAATATTGTTCTATTCTCCGTTTTCGCGCTTCGTTAGAACATATTGCAAAAGGAAAATTGTTTCCAGAAGAAAATTTTTCAGATCAAACCCATTTCATTAAAGAAATAAAGAAAATTTCTGGTTCTCTTCCGAAAGAATTGTTTAAAAACAAAAATGACCGATTTATACTATTATCGGCGCTTTCTTCAAAATAA